In the genome of Propionispora hippei DSM 15287, the window GATCACCTTCGGAACGGTATACAGTCTTATCCAGTGCCTTAGGCAGTGGCCCGGTTGGCTTGCCTTCGGCTTGGAAGCCCTGCTGGCCTCTTTTGTCATTTCGCCCCGCAGTTTAGCGGCGGCCGGCCGGGAAATCCGCGATTTTTTGGTTGCCGGCAATCTGGAACAGGCACGCTATAAAGTGGGCTGGATTGTGGGACGGGATACAGCCAGTCTGGATGTGGCCGAAATAACCAGAGCCACCGTGGAAACGATTGCCGAAAATATTGTTGACGGTATTATTGCGCCGCTTTTTTATCTGGCGCTTGGCGGCTTGCCGCTGGCTTTTCTTTATCGAGCGGTCAACACCATGGATTCCATGATCGGTTATAGGAATGAAAAATATCTTGATTTCGGCATGATTGCCGCCCGGGTTGACGATATATTCAACTATCTTCCCGCCCGAATCACCGGTATTTTGTTGGTGCTGGCCGCCTGGCTGCTGCGTTATGATGCGGTTCGTTCGGCCAAGGCTATTTGGCGGGATGCTCATAAGCATCCCAGTCCTAACAGCGGTATCCCTGAGTCGGCTACGGCCGGCGCTTTAGGTATCCGTTTGGGCGGGTTAAATTATTATGGCGGTGTCGCTTCCCACCGCGCCCATATGGGAGATGGCACTGCGGCACTGCGACCGGAACACATCACCCGGACCAGCTATCTCATGTATATGAGTACGGGGTTGTTTGTTTTATTGGCGGGTGTTTTGGTACTGATAAAATAAAAATTGGAGGCGGGCTGTTTATGCTTGTTTTCAAACTACCCGTACGTCCCTGACTGCGTTTTTTTTGCACCCATACTTCGTTAAAATTTTAGACACTATTCTTGTCTCGCGAAATTTTAACTGATTTGGTGCAAAAATCACTCGCCGTGGATTCGTTAGTTTGAAAGCAGCTCCAGCCTGACTGGATGGATGAAAGATTTTATTACTGGTTTGCAATTTTTAACCCGCATCCGGATTTACCGGGAAGTGGAATGGTCGGCAGAACGTTTTGGCCGCAGCGTGGTCTACTTTCCCCTTGTCGGGGCAGTAATCGGTGTACTGCTGGCCGGCAGCTATTGGCTGTTGCAGGCGTATTTGCCGCTCGTTCAGCATGCTTTCCCGCCGCATGCTTTGGCTGCCTTCTTAGTTGGGGCGCATATTTTGCTAACCGGCGGGCTGCACTGCGACGGTTTCATGGATACGATGGACGGAATCTTCTCCGGACGGTCCAGGGAACGGATGCTGGAAATTATGAAGGACAGCCGGGTTGGCGCCAATGGGGTTACGGCCTTTGTCCTGTTTATTTTGCTGAAGTGGTCCCTTTTACTGGATATGCCTGTGGCAAAGCTGCCGGCCGTTTTATTTCTCATGCCCGTGATCGGGCGGCTGGTCATGGTCATCGGGATAACGTCTTTTCCCTATGCCAGACCGGACGGTATGGGTAAGGCTTTTGCCCGGTATGCCGGAAAAAAAGCCTTGCTTGTGGCCGGTGTCTATACTTTCGCCTTGGTGAGTGTTTTTGGCATGACGGCTTTGCTGCTGTGTCTGGCGG includes:
- the cbiB gene encoding adenosylcobinamide-phosphate synthase CbiB; amino-acid sequence: MDIYLPLAAVLLDLVFGDPRTAWHPVVLLGRLIAFFEQRLLNRQAAAGQKRLAGGLLVLIVLLITFGTVYSLIQCLRQWPGWLAFGLEALLASFVISPRSLAAAGREIRDFLVAGNLEQARYKVGWIVGRDTASLDVAEITRATVETIAENIVDGIIAPLFYLALGGLPLAFLYRAVNTMDSMIGYRNEKYLDFGMIAARVDDIFNYLPARITGILLVLAAWLLRYDAVRSAKAIWRDAHKHPSPNSGIPESATAGALGIRLGGLNYYGGVASHRAHMGDGTAALRPEHITRTSYLMYMSTGLFVLLAGVLVLIK
- the cobS gene encoding adenosylcobinamide-GDP ribazoletransferase; this encodes MKDFITGLQFLTRIRIYREVEWSAERFGRSVVYFPLVGAVIGVLLAGSYWLLQAYLPLVQHAFPPHALAAFLVGAHILLTGGLHCDGFMDTMDGIFSGRSRERMLEIMKDSRVGANGVTAFVLFILLKWSLLLDMPVAKLPAVLFLMPVIGRLVMVIGITSFPYARPDGMGKAFARYAGKKALLVAGVYTFALVSVFGMTALLLCLAAVGTGLGIAGYISRKLGGLTGDAYGAVTELTELVVLFLYALFFS